A genome region from Streptomyces sp. S4.7 includes the following:
- a CDS encoding bifunctional glycosyltransferase family 2 protein/CDP-glycerol:glycerophosphate glycerophosphotransferase → MTPRLTVVVPIYNVEDYLDDCLRSLAGQTMADSEIVMVDDGSTDGSARIARRFAEADGRFRLVEQENAGLGAARNTGVRYARGEFLTFVDSDDTVPEDAYERMLAALDASGSDFATGNVLRLGPGGALTQAPMFRKPMATERSGTRLTRDWVLLGDRIACNKVFRKSFWDRHSFVFPSGVLYEDIAVVLPAYFLACGVDVLSAPVYHWRTRDGSITAKRAVPKGIRDRVTAVSSVAGFLTGRASTDTGSGTDWADALRRYHQHVLSGDLWLFIEALPDGDAEFHAALLDHANAFAATVHQGVFDALPLHLRVKWHLIRERRMPELLALLAHEKADPGAFGVRGLRRSRAEYPVLTGGLPRAVATLRPKELPVTSHITEAVWREGRLHLKGYAYVRNVPADARRKSVKAAWLRTGKRRVLPLRTRTVRMPAATYESKQGLHVYDWAGFETVVDPRRLVRAQGSGGGSVRTVWKLEMGVFGAGRLRRAPLRLTGSAAAPAVPAVHYVDDTTRVVPALSGNKLELRVEPVRALLTGHAPVGGGALRIEGLLHPTGTPPTVLAVQNWYTKDVHEAELSLGEGTFTADVPLTVFGDPTARRQATVPWGVHLVRPDGSRFAVAARAAIRPGHYALGDGREVYVTANAAGDLVLSDQTEQPVVDTVDWTADGELILTGSRPVPGRAELVLRHSGHHEENVFAVDTLADGRFRMTLLPAAVEGLHGVRQLAEGRWLLYVREPGESDPERYTAVRVQPSRHQTLPLVRNLDGREFTLDRHHQDMLQLHSGSALPEQDRGAYRQQRLRSLYATARATAGPLRGAVLYSSFDGRQYSDSPRALHEELVRRRAPVEHLWVVRDRQVTLPAGVRAVELHSGDWYDALARSRCVVTNTHLPEWFERADGQYVAQTWHGTPLKRIGRDLSGSAHADERYIATLPRRSAQWSVLVSPNGFSTPIMRRAFGYEGTVLESGYPRNDLLHAPDRGKVADALREALEIPEDKRVILYAPTWREDQPKKGGRYGLDLRLDLAQAAEELAQDHVLLVRRHYLVGGTVPGAGRGAADFVRDVSRHPDVAELMLISDALVTDYSSLMFDFAQTGRPMYFHAYDLEHYRDTLRGFYFDFESAAPGPVVTDTAALVAALRAPGSRVPTAAYERFRETFCDLDDGTAAARLADLMPVGGGA, encoded by the coding sequence ATGACCCCCCGCCTCACCGTCGTCGTGCCCATCTACAACGTGGAGGACTACCTCGACGACTGCCTACGCTCACTGGCCGGACAGACCATGGCCGACTCCGAGATCGTCATGGTCGACGACGGTTCCACGGACGGGAGCGCACGGATCGCGAGACGGTTCGCCGAGGCGGACGGACGGTTCCGGCTGGTCGAGCAGGAGAACGCCGGGCTCGGCGCCGCGCGCAACACCGGAGTCCGGTACGCCCGGGGCGAGTTCCTCACCTTCGTCGACAGCGACGACACCGTGCCGGAGGACGCGTACGAACGGATGCTCGCGGCGCTCGACGCGTCCGGCTCCGACTTCGCGACCGGCAACGTGCTCAGGCTCGGCCCCGGGGGCGCGCTGACGCAGGCGCCGATGTTCCGCAAGCCGATGGCGACCGAGCGCTCCGGAACCCGGCTCACCCGCGACTGGGTGCTGCTCGGGGACCGTATCGCCTGCAACAAGGTCTTCCGGAAGTCCTTCTGGGACCGGCACTCCTTCGTCTTCCCCTCCGGGGTGCTGTACGAGGACATCGCCGTCGTACTGCCCGCGTACTTCCTGGCGTGCGGTGTGGACGTGCTGTCCGCCCCCGTCTACCACTGGCGGACCAGGGACGGCTCGATCACCGCGAAGCGCGCCGTACCGAAGGGGATCAGGGACCGGGTCACGGCCGTGTCGTCGGTCGCCGGCTTCCTGACCGGCCGGGCGAGCACGGACACCGGGAGCGGCACCGACTGGGCCGACGCGCTGCGGCGCTACCACCAGCACGTGCTCTCCGGCGACCTGTGGCTCTTCATCGAGGCGCTGCCCGACGGTGACGCCGAGTTCCACGCGGCCCTCCTCGACCACGCCAACGCCTTCGCCGCGACGGTCCACCAGGGTGTCTTCGACGCCCTGCCGCTGCATCTGCGCGTCAAATGGCATCTGATCCGGGAACGCCGGATGCCCGAACTCCTCGCGCTGCTCGCCCACGAGAAGGCCGACCCCGGGGCCTTCGGCGTCCGGGGACTGCGCAGGTCCCGCGCCGAGTACCCGGTGCTCACCGGCGGTCTGCCCCGGGCCGTCGCCACCCTCAGGCCCAAGGAACTGCCGGTGACCTCGCACATCACCGAGGCCGTGTGGCGCGAGGGGCGACTGCACCTCAAGGGCTACGCGTACGTGCGCAACGTGCCCGCCGACGCGCGCCGCAAGTCCGTCAAGGCCGCCTGGCTGCGGACCGGGAAGCGGCGTGTGCTGCCGCTGCGGACGCGCACCGTGCGGATGCCGGCGGCGACGTACGAGTCGAAGCAGGGCCTGCACGTCTACGACTGGGCCGGCTTCGAGACGGTCGTCGACCCGCGCCGGCTCGTGAGGGCCCAGGGCTCCGGCGGCGGCTCCGTCCGCACCGTCTGGAAGCTGGAGATGGGCGTGTTCGGAGCGGGCCGGCTGCGCCGGGCGCCGCTGCGGCTGACGGGCTCGGCCGCCGCGCCCGCCGTACCGGCCGTGCACTACGTGGACGACACCACGCGCGTCGTGCCCGCACTCTCCGGCAACAAGCTCGAACTGCGCGTGGAGCCCGTACGCGCCCTGCTCACCGGCCACGCGCCGGTTGGCGGCGGCGCCCTGCGGATCGAAGGTCTGTTGCACCCCACCGGCACTCCGCCGACCGTGCTCGCCGTCCAGAACTGGTACACCAAGGATGTCCACGAGGCCGAACTGAGCCTCGGAGAGGGCACGTTCACCGCCGACGTCCCGCTCACCGTCTTCGGCGACCCCACGGCCCGGCGGCAGGCCACCGTGCCCTGGGGCGTCCACCTCGTACGGCCCGACGGCAGCCGCTTCGCCGTGGCCGCCCGCGCCGCGATCCGGCCCGGACACTACGCGCTCGGCGACGGCCGCGAGGTGTACGTCACCGCCAACGCGGCGGGCGACCTCGTCCTCAGCGACCAGACCGAGCAGCCGGTGGTCGACACCGTCGACTGGACGGCGGACGGCGAGCTGATCCTGACGGGCAGCCGGCCCGTGCCGGGACGGGCCGAGCTGGTGTTGCGCCACAGCGGCCACCACGAGGAGAACGTCTTCGCCGTCGACACACTCGCCGACGGCCGCTTCCGCATGACCCTGCTGCCCGCCGCAGTCGAAGGACTGCACGGTGTGCGCCAACTGGCCGAGGGCCGGTGGCTGTTGTACGTCCGTGAGCCGGGGGAGAGCGACCCGGAGCGCTACACCGCCGTACGCGTCCAGCCATCGCGGCACCAGACGCTGCCGCTCGTACGGAACCTGGACGGACGCGAGTTCACCCTGGACCGGCACCACCAGGACATGCTCCAGCTGCACTCCGGCTCCGCGCTCCCGGAACAGGACCGCGGCGCCTACCGGCAACAGCGACTGCGCAGCCTGTACGCGACAGCCCGCGCCACCGCCGGTCCGCTGCGCGGCGCCGTGCTCTACAGCAGCTTCGACGGCCGCCAGTACTCCGACTCGCCGCGCGCCCTCCACGAGGAACTGGTGCGCAGGCGGGCCCCGGTGGAGCACCTGTGGGTCGTACGCGACCGGCAGGTGACCCTGCCGGCCGGTGTCCGCGCCGTCGAACTCCACAGCGGCGACTGGTACGACGCGCTGGCCCGCAGCCGATGCGTCGTCACCAACACCCATCTGCCCGAGTGGTTCGAGCGGGCGGACGGCCAGTACGTCGCCCAGACCTGGCACGGCACCCCGCTCAAGCGCATCGGCCGCGACCTCTCGGGCAGCGCCCACGCCGACGAGAGGTACATCGCGACCCTGCCCCGCCGGTCCGCCCAGTGGAGCGTGCTCGTCTCGCCGAACGGCTTCTCCACACCGATCATGCGCCGTGCCTTCGGATACGAGGGCACGGTCCTGGAGTCCGGCTATCCGCGCAACGACCTGCTGCACGCGCCCGACCGGGGGAAGGTCGCCGACGCCCTGCGCGAGGCTCTGGAGATCCCCGAGGACAAGCGCGTGATCCTCTACGCGCCGACCTGGCGCGAGGACCAGCCCAAGAAGGGCGGGCGGTACGGGCTCGACCTCCGGCTCGATCTGGCACAGGCGGCCGAGGAGCTGGCGCAGGACCATGTCCTGCTCGTCCGCCGCCACTATCTGGTCGGCGGCACGGTCCCGGGCGCCGGGCGGGGCGCGGCCGACTTCGTACGGGACGTGTCCCGCCACCCG